The uncultured Trichococcus sp. genomic interval ATTCAATCATTAAATACATATGCTCTATTAAAAATTATCTCCAGAATCAGAATCAAAATGAAATTATAGAATATAAAGAAAAAATACAAAAAATAACCCGGAAACTAAAACACTCTTTTTTCAAGTGTGTAGTTTTCGGGTATCCCTTCAATCATCGAGTGTTTAACTTTATCCTAGACAATTTTTATTTCGTACCGTAAAGCTCCTAATCGTATTTAATTTGCTCTTGGGCCATATTTTGAAAAGATTGCATACGCTTTCGCTCTTTTGCTAAAATATCTTTGGCAAAAGACATAAAACCATTTAAATTTTGTTTTGCTAGTAATTCAATATAAGTCGCTTTGGTTTCCTTCTCAATAATCAAAGGCGGAAATCCCTCCTGCAGCAATGAGTAATTCATTAGCACACGACCTGTGCGCCCATTCCCATCTGAAAACGGATGGATCCGCTCAAATTGAATATGTGTATCTAAAATGCTCTCTAATTTCTCTTCTTCCGTATCTGCATTCTCCAACCGATATTCTAGGTTATCCACCAACTGCTGAATAAGGTATGGCGTTTTCCCCTGGTGTAGCTGTTTGGAATTCTGCACCTATAATCATGTTTTTCGTTCTTTTTGAATTGGCCTTTATCATATTGAAGGCGATCAGTTAAATCAGCATGAATTTCTTTGATAATGGAACACAGAAAGCTTTATCATTATTCTCTAAATGATCCAACAGGTTATAAAAAGCTTGTTTATGATTTTCAATTTCGTAAAATTCGCGTACAGTTGCCCCACCGTTAACGGGCAGTGTGCCATTCAAAATAATTGAGACTGTCGCAGGCAATGATATCGTATTTCCTTCGATACCTGCTGAGTGGTGGGCAAGACGCACCAGCATATCATCTAAATAGTCTTGTGGTATTTTTTTTAGAAATCCGCTCACAAAAACAGCCCTCCCTTTCTCCCCCCATAATGTTAAAATGGTTAAAATGGTATATAATACTAACCAGAATACATATATAGCAAGCTTATTGAAAACTCCCCCAAAGTGTTAAAATGGTAGAAATGGTAGAATGTTATTTATCATTCTACCATTCTATAATCCAGCCTTTTTCTGATGTTTCTTCACATCTTTATCTTCATAGATTTGAACTAAATCTTCAAATCGCTTAAATTCACCATTACTTAAATTTTCAATATAGAGATTCAGTACCAATTCCACCATATCTTTTTGAGTGTCCGAATGGCCCATTGTAATAAGAGCCGCTATATGATTACGGATGTGGTTGTCCACTCGAATATTCACAGGTTCCGTTACATAGCTGGATAGAACATTTTTCCCCCTTAGAGCTAGGTTCATTAACAGGTAGGCTTCAGTTCGATTATCGCCCCGATTAACTTTGTTGGCTGTCTCTATTTTTGGGCCTCGCGTTAGGATCTTTTTACCGGTGTTTTTTACTTCACTATGATTCAGTAACGCCATTCTACTCCCCTACTTTCTCTAAACGACTGATAATTTCCTTTGCCACATTGGTAAATGCTTCATGGACACGGCGATCATGGACATCCTTCGGGTTGTCTGTAATACCTTCCATATCCATACGTTTAATGCGCTCCATAATTGAAATTTTATTCTCGAAGATATTTTCCTCTCCAAATTCTTCAATAGCCGCTTTTAGAATTTCTTCATCAACACGAGCTCCTTTTTTACTCAATACAGGTAGTATTCCTAAAATATCAACCAGCGAATGAAAATCATTAATCAATGTATCTTGTAAATAGGTAATAAATACTTCAGCTCCGGCCAATGAACGTTCTTGTGTTTGAAGAACAACTACTATTTGATCACAAGCATAAAAGGCTGTGTCATTGAGCAAGCTTAATGTCGGTGGGACATCGATAAATATAAAGTCATACTGTGATTTTAAAGGTTCCATTAATTTTTAAAAAACGACACTCTGTCTGTCTCATTATCATAATTTCTCTCTAAATAACGGGGATACATGGAAAAGTCGACCGCATTCGGAATTAATGTCAGATTTTTTTTGATTTCTATTGTAATGTCAGTTAAAGGAATTTGGTCATTAATAGCTCCCATTAATGACTTATCGATAGTGATTATATCGTCTACTGCTGATTTAGTTTTCAATAGCACAGAAGTCAAATTTGCTTGCGCATCAAAATCAATGATCAATACTTTGTATCCAAGATTGGATAAGTTATAACCTACCAAAGCAGTTGTAGAAGTTTTCCCTACGCCCCCTTTAAAATTGGCAAAAACTAAGAACGGTTGCTACCATACTCTATCTCCCCCCTAAATGTTATATAACATTATCATACACCAGCAAGATAAAATTGTACAATCCTTTCTCCCCCAGAATGGTATTTAACATGAAGAGATACCACCCATAAACTCCCCCGGAATGTTAAAATGGTAAAATGGTAAAATGGTAGAGTGGTGAAATGGTAGAATGGTAAAATGTCAAAATGGTAGAGTGGTAAAATGTTAATTGAATCAGTTAAAAAGGCCTATAATAAAGACTTCTAAACACCTCCCCCATAATGTTAAAATGGTAAAATGGTAGAGTGGTAAAATGGTAGAGTGGTAAAATGGTAAAATGGTACGTAACATTTTACCACTGTAACACATCTTTTTTTTTTGCTTAAAAAACGTTTACAAAAATTTGAAGGAAGGGTACTTTTAAGGAGTACGATATCCAGTCTAAACACACCAAAACCGTAAAATAAATAAGGATTCCTTCTTACATTTAAAGCTTACTTACATGGATATCAATAAACTAAATGTTTCTACAATCGGGACTCACAAATCAAATAAAAAACTTTTAACAAATTAAATAGTTTTTATTTGTTTAAAAGTTTTTAATTTGTTAAAATATAAAAAAATACAAAAAAAATCCCCTACCCACCTTGCTTAGGAGTAGGAGTAGGGGAAGTTTCTAACTTCGCAACTTCAGTATACGATAATTTTTTGTTCGTGTAAATACGGATAACTTTACTGATTCGAAACTTCCCTTACTACATTTTTTTGTTTGAGAAGGGAAGTTTTTTCTATGCAAACCCATAATCTGTTTTTTACCGCTGCAAGAACAGTATGGTATGAAGTACTACCAAATGCCGAAAGTTTTTTTCACGAATGAGAAATACAAAAAACTATCTAACGATGCCAAAATTTTATATGCCTTTGCTGCTGGATAGGCTGCAGCTGTCCAT includes:
- a CDS encoding DUF5388 domain-containing protein, which codes for MALLNHSEVKNTGKKILTRGPKIETANKVNRGDNRTEAYLLMNLALRGKNVLSSYVTEPVNIRVDNHIRNHIAALITMGHSDTQKDMVELVLNLYIENLSNGEFKRFEDLVQIYEDKDVKKHQKKAGL